A genomic segment from Corylus avellana chromosome ca5, CavTom2PMs-1.0 encodes:
- the LOC132181730 gene encoding desmethylxanthohumol 6'-O-methyltransferase-like, with translation MEPKETLAMVQGQAEIWQHMFSFVDSMALKCAVELRIADIIHCYGSAITLRQIASGINSPSPNISHLARIMRSLVRKNIFTEHHHPVDGGGETLYGLTQTSKWLLHDAELSLVPMMILQNHSWLLTPWHCLGQSIKEGGTAFNKVHGDEVWDFASKNPDFNNIFNDAMACTAKNVMRVILAGYEDGFGCMGSLADVGGGTGGMIAEIVKAHPHIKGINFDLPHVIATAPLHEGVTHVGGDMFDAIPNADAIFMKWVLHDWSDEHCINILKNCRKAIQQKSGKVIIVDIVVEKDGNDLFDEIRMAFDLLMMVHTIGGKERTELEWKKLLEEVGFARYKIIKIPTIPSIIVAYPYNCCCEDVVGATHGLLDA, from the exons aTGGAACCAAAGGAAACACTGGCAATGGTACAAGGCCAAGCCGAAATTTGGCAACACATGTTCAGTTTTGTGGATTCTATGGCACTCAAATGTGCCGTGGAACTCCGCATTGCGGACATTATACACTGCTATGGCAGTGCTATTACTTTGCGCCAAATAGCCTCCGGGATTAATTCCCCATCTCCTAATATCTCCCATCTCGCACGTATCATGAGATCCCTAGTTCGCAAAAACATCTTCACCGAACATCATCATCCAGTAGACGGTGGTGGGGAGACACTCTACGGGTTGACACAAACGTCAAAATGGCTTCTGCATGATGCTGAATTGAGCCTAGTGCCAATGATGATACTGCAGAACCATTCGTGGCTATTGACACCGTGGCATTGCCTTGGCCAAAGTATCAAAGAAGGGGGCACCGCGTTCAACAAGGTCCATGGCGATGAGGTTTGGGACTTTGCATCAAAAAATCCTGACTTCAACAACATCTTCAATGATGCCATGGCGTGTACGGCAAAGAATGTGATGAGGGTGATCCTGGCGGGATACGAAGATGGGTTTGGTTGCATGGGATCATTGGCGGATGTCGGAGGTGGGACGGGGGGGATGATTGCAGAGATTGTTAAAGCACATCCACACATCAAAGGTATTAACTTTGATCTGCCACATGTTATCGCCACAGCTCCCCTGCACGAGGGGGTCACCCATGTTGGAGGTGACATGTTTGACGCCATACCTAATGCGGATGCAATATTCATGAAG TGGGTACTACACGATTGGAGTGACGAACATTGCATAAACATTTTGAAGAATTGCCGAAAAGCAATACAACAAAAGAGTGGAAAGGTTATTATTGTTGATATTGTTGTTGAGAAAGATGGTAATGATTTGTTTGATGAGATACGCATGGCGTTCGATTTGTTGATGATGGTACACACTATTGGCGGAAAGGAGAGGACTGAGCTTGAATGGAAGAAATTATTGGAGGAAGTAGGCTTCGCTCgctacaaaatcatcaaaattccAACCATACCATCTATTATTGTGGCCTATCCAtacaattgttgttgtgaagatGTTGTCGGCGCAACACATGGGTTACTTGATGCCTAG
- the LOC132183011 gene encoding desmethylxanthohumol 6'-O-methyltransferase-like yields MEPKETLAMVQGQAEIWQQMFGFVDSMALKCAVELRIADIIHSHGDPITLLQIASGIDSSSPDIPYLARIMRSLVRKNIFTEHLPPDGGETLYELTQTSRWLLHDAEQSLVPMVLMENHLWQLAPWHCLGQCVKEGGIAFKKAHGCEMWDFASKNPEFNKIFNDAMACTAKIVMGVVLAEYKDGFGCVGSLVDVGGGTGGMIAEIVKAHPHIKGINFDLPHVVATAPVRQGVSHVGGDMFEAIPNADAIFMKWVLHDWSDDHCIKILKNCRKAIQQKSGKVIIVDIILENDSNGLFDETRMAFDLLMMAHTTGGKERTELEWKKLLEEAGFGRYKIIKIPTIPSIIEAYPE; encoded by the exons ATGGAACCAAAAGAAACACTGGCAATGGTACAAGGCCAAGCCGAAATTTGGCAACAAATGTTCGGGTTTGTGGATTCTATGGCACTGAAATGTGCTGTGGAGCTCCGCATTGCTGACATTATACACTCTCATGGCGACCCTATTACTTTGCTCCAAATAGCCTCTGGGATTGATTCCTCATCTCCTGATATCCCCTATCTCGCACGTATTATGAGATCACTAGTCCGCAAAAATATCTTCACCGAACATCTTCCACCGGATGGAGGGGAGACGCTCTACGAGTTGACACAAACGTCAAGATGGCTTCTGCATGATGCGGAGCAAAGCCTAGTGCCAATGGTGTTGATGGAGAACCATTTATGGCAACTGGCACCGTGGCATTGCCTTGGCCAATGTGTCAAAGAAGGGGGCATTGCATTCAAGAAGGCCCATGGCTGTGAGATGTGGGACTTTGCATCAAAAAATCCTGAGTTCAACAAGATCTTCAATGATGCCATGGCGTGTACGGCCAAGATTGTGATGGGAGTTGTCCTGGCGGAATACAAAGATGGGTTTGGCTGCGTAGGATCATTGGTGGATGTCGGAGGCGGGACGGGAGGAATGATTGCTGAGATTGTTAAAGCACATCCACACATCAAAGGTATTAACTTTGATCTGCCGCATGTTGTCGCCACAGCACCCGTGCGCCAAGGGGTCTCTCATGTTGGAGGTGACATGTTTGAGGCCATTCCTAATGCCGATGCAATTTTCatgaag TGGGTATTACACGATTGGAGTGACGATCATTGCATAAAGATTTTGAAGAATTGCAGAAAAGCAATACAACAGAAGAGTGGAAAGGTTATCATTGTTGATATTATTCTTGAGAACGATAGTAATGGTTTATTTGATGAGACTCGCATGGCGTTCGATTTGTTGATGATGGCACACACTACTGGCGGAAAGGAGAGAACTGAGCTTGAATGGAAGAAACTATTGGAGGAAGCAGGCTTCGGTCgctacaaaatcatcaaaattccAACCATACCATCTATTATCGAGGCCTATCCTGAGTGA
- the LOC132183213 gene encoding desmethylxanthohumol 6'-O-methyltransferase-like, translating into MEPKETLAMVQGQAEIWQHMFGFVDSMALKCAVELRIADIIHSHGGPITLLQVASGIDSSSPDIPYLARIMRSLVRKNIFTEHLPPDGGETLYELTQTSRWLLHDAEQSLVPMVLMENHLWQLAPWHCLGQCVKEGGIAFKKAHGCEMWDFASKNPEFNKIFNDAMACTAKIVMGVVLAEYKDGFGCVGSLVDVGGGTGGMIAEIVKAHPHIKGINFDLPHVVATAPVRQGVSHVGGDMFEAIPNADAIFMKWVLHDWSDDHCIKILKNCRKAIQQKSGKVIIVDIILENDSNGLFDETRMAFDLLMMAHTTGGKERTELEWKKLLEEAGFGRYKIIKIPTIPSIIEAYPE; encoded by the exons ATGGAACCAAAAGAAACACTGGCAATGGTACAAGGCCAAGCCGAAATTTGGCAACACATGTTCGGGTTTGTGGATTCTATGGCACTGAAATGTGCTGTGGAGCTCCGCATTGCTGACATTATACACTCTCATGGCGGTCCTATTACTTTGCTCCAAGTAGCCTCTGGGATTGATTCCTCATCTCCTGATATCCCCTATCTCGCACGTATTATGAGATCACTAGTCCGCAAAAATATCTTCACCGAACATCTTCCACCGGATGGAGGGGAGACGCTCTACGAGTTGACACAAACGTCAAGATGGCTTCTGCATGATGCGGAGCAAAGCCTAGTGCCAATGGTGTTGATGGAGAACCATTTATGGCAACTGGCACCGTGGCATTGCCTTGGCCAATGTGTCAAAGAAGGGGGCATTGCATTCAAGAAGGCCCATGGCTGTGAGATGTGGGACTTTGCATCAAAAAATCCTGAGTTCAACAAGATCTTCAATGATGCCATGGCGTGTACGGCCAAGATTGTGATGGGAGTTGTCCTGGCGGAATACAAAGATGGGTTTGGCTGCGTAGGATCATTGGTGGATGTCGGAGGCGGGACGGGAGGAATGATTGCTGAGATTGTTAAAGCACATCCACACATCAAAGGTATTAACTTTGATCTGCCGCATGTTGTCGCCACAGCACCCGTGCGCCAAGGGGTCTCTCATGTTGGAGGTGACATGTTTGAGGCCATTCCTAATGCCGATGCAATTTTCatgaag TGGGTATTACACGATTGGAGTGACGATCATTGCATAAAGATTTTGAAGAATTGCAGAAAAGCAATACAACAGAAGAGTGGAAAGGTTATCATTGTTGATATTATTCTTGAGAACGATAGTAATGGTTTATTTGATGAGACTCGCATGGCGTTCGATTTGTTGATGATGGCACACACTACTGGCGGAAAGGAGAGAACTGAGCTTGAATGGAAGAAACTATTGGAGGAAGCAGGCTTCGGTCgctacaaaatcatcaaaattccAACCATACCATCTATTATCGAGGCCTATCCTGAGTGA